A region from the Halobellus litoreus genome encodes:
- a CDS encoding type 1 glutamine amidotransferase, producing the protein MSAPHVALFDASVGETPAERNVRRELDATVTAFKVSEEEWPEWPRADGSWPYDGVVISGSQTSVYDDEPWMETLDELVVDLHELGVPMLGICWGHQFLAQALGGCVADMGEYELGYRRIERYDDSPLFASMPGEFVAFETHSDEVLRLPPGAVELAGNETACQAFSLGPTFGVQFHPEYDLETVRSVVEGKRGEGVDDDRVDAVLSAATPERHAETEAAKSVFENFLAVVEREPIATTAE; encoded by the coding sequence ATGAGTGCACCTCACGTCGCCCTGTTCGACGCCTCGGTGGGCGAGACGCCGGCCGAGCGCAACGTCCGCCGCGAACTCGACGCCACGGTGACGGCGTTCAAAGTGAGCGAGGAGGAGTGGCCCGAGTGGCCGCGCGCGGACGGTTCGTGGCCGTACGACGGCGTCGTCATCTCCGGGTCACAGACCTCGGTGTACGACGACGAACCGTGGATGGAGACGCTCGACGAACTCGTCGTCGACCTCCACGAACTCGGCGTGCCGATGCTTGGCATCTGCTGGGGGCATCAGTTCCTCGCCCAGGCCCTCGGCGGTTGCGTCGCCGATATGGGCGAGTACGAACTCGGCTATCGCCGCATCGAACGCTACGACGACTCGCCGCTTTTCGCGTCGATGCCCGGCGAGTTCGTCGCTTTCGAGACGCACTCCGACGAGGTGCTCCGACTGCCGCCGGGCGCGGTCGAACTCGCCGGCAACGAGACCGCGTGTCAGGCGTTCTCCCTCGGACCGACCTTCGGCGTGCAGTTCCACCCCGAGTACGATCTGGAGACGGTCCGATCGGTCGTCGAGGGCAAGCGCGGGGAGGGCGTCGACGACGACCGCGTCGACGCGGTGCTGTCGGCGGCGACGCCGGAGCGACACGCGGAGACCGAGGCCGCGAAGTCGGTGTTCGAGAACTTCCTGGCAGTCGTCGAGCGCGAGCCGATCGCCACGACCGCGGAGTGA
- a CDS encoding DUF106 domain-containing protein: MPRIESKVRTLVSDDGMREAVETVLDRTDDGETEVKWLDVKGDITSGQWGRLIEKEVLVEGEEGFRVADAEATRAGLEPASSTTGGSTSESVTEVPDDDESSWSTYDKGAALVTVGLFVGYSWKPLRDLIGNTMDVALGPLGEMLPFYAVVMILALATGLYSTLLQANLMNMDKMSAYQERMKDIQERRKEAKEAGDDDALDAIQEEQMDAMGDQLGMFKEQFRPMVWIMFLTIPVFLWMYWAIGVGQNATAHVPLDPLVLPLRGQVGWTDSVIGPIQAWIVWYFLCSMGFTQIIRKSLNIDISPTTS, encoded by the coding sequence ATGCCACGAATCGAATCGAAGGTTCGCACCCTCGTCTCCGACGACGGGATGCGTGAGGCCGTCGAGACGGTCCTCGACCGGACCGACGACGGCGAGACCGAGGTCAAATGGCTCGACGTGAAAGGCGACATCACGTCCGGCCAGTGGGGTCGCCTCATCGAAAAGGAAGTACTCGTCGAGGGCGAGGAGGGATTCCGCGTGGCCGACGCCGAGGCGACGCGGGCGGGTCTCGAACCCGCGTCGAGTACGACCGGCGGGTCGACGTCGGAGAGCGTCACCGAGGTCCCGGACGACGACGAGTCCTCGTGGTCGACCTACGACAAGGGCGCCGCGCTCGTCACCGTCGGCCTCTTCGTCGGCTACTCGTGGAAGCCGCTCCGCGACCTCATCGGGAACACGATGGACGTCGCGCTCGGGCCGCTCGGTGAGATGCTTCCCTTCTACGCCGTCGTGATGATCCTCGCGCTGGCGACGGGGCTGTACTCGACGCTGCTTCAGGCGAACCTGATGAATATGGACAAGATGTCCGCCTACCAGGAGCGGATGAAGGACATCCAGGAGCGCCGCAAGGAAGCCAAAGAGGCGGGCGACGACGACGCCCTCGACGCGATCCAGGAGGAGCAGATGGACGCGATGGGCGATCAGCTGGGGATGTTCAAAGAGCAGTTCCGGCCGATGGTGTGGATTATGTTCCTCACAATTCCGGTGTTCCTGTGGATGTACTGGGCGATCGGCGTCGGTCAGAACGCGACCGCGCACGTCCCGCTGGATCCGCTGGTGCTCCCGCTCCGCGGCCAAGTCGGGTGGACCGACTCGGTCATCGGGCCCATCCAGGCGTGGATCGTCTGGTACTTCCTCTGCTCGATGGGCTTCACGCAGATCATCCGCAAGAGCCTGAACATCGACATCTCGCCGACGACGAGCTGA
- a CDS encoding uracil-DNA glycosylase, translated as MDAEQDSLANPFSMDEECRNCEGLCDVRSNVVHGYGDVGGEFLFVAERPHDGADESGVPFTGDEAGRRLQEVLGELGFARSPPDAAEPELQNVFLTYLTRCRHPERPPTDEEIRTCEPYLNAEVRMINPEIIVPIGQRTLDALATDYTTNRPGDVDVDEAHATTIRGRGFELVPMLELERQTPEQTEAFVDHLLENVFSRDYRQTKGRRGR; from the coding sequence ATGGACGCCGAACAGGACTCCCTCGCGAACCCCTTCAGTATGGACGAGGAGTGTCGAAACTGCGAAGGGCTCTGCGACGTCCGATCGAACGTCGTCCACGGCTACGGCGACGTGGGCGGGGAGTTCCTGTTCGTCGCCGAGCGCCCGCACGACGGGGCCGACGAGAGCGGCGTTCCGTTCACCGGCGACGAAGCGGGAAGACGCCTCCAGGAAGTCCTCGGCGAACTCGGCTTCGCGCGCTCGCCGCCCGACGCCGCGGAACCCGAGTTGCAGAACGTCTTTCTCACCTACCTCACGCGCTGTCGACACCCCGAGCGACCGCCGACCGACGAGGAGATTCGGACCTGCGAGCCGTACCTCAACGCCGAGGTTCGGATGATCAACCCCGAGATCATCGTTCCAATCGGCCAGCGGACCCTGGACGCGCTCGCGACGGACTACACGACGAACCGGCCGGGCGACGTCGACGTCGACGAGGCGCACGCGACGACTATCAGGGGGAGAGGGTTCGAACTCGTGCCGATGCTCGAACTGGAGCGCCAGACCCCCGAACAGACCGAGGCGTTCGTCGACCACCTGCTGGAGAACGTTTTCTCCCGGGACTACCGGCAGACGAAGGGCCGTCGCGGACGGTAG
- a CDS encoding universal stress protein — MSEVEPLFARPLLPVANEEDADRTARLAFPHVAAAGGRATVVHVIEKAGGAPDKAPLEQREEIAESIFERVRSSAEDAGVDVETELHYGTDVADTILNAAGAADATAIVFTPRGGKSWWDFFSGDTRDALTSESEIPVVVFPTHESADSSTVGDDSDNPDDESDSAGGDRA; from the coding sequence ATGAGCGAGGTCGAACCACTATTCGCCCGGCCGCTGCTCCCGGTCGCGAACGAGGAGGACGCCGATCGAACGGCGCGGTTGGCGTTTCCGCACGTCGCCGCGGCGGGCGGGCGCGCGACCGTCGTCCACGTGATCGAAAAGGCCGGCGGCGCGCCCGACAAGGCGCCGCTGGAACAGCGCGAGGAGATCGCCGAGTCGATCTTCGAGCGAGTGCGCTCGTCGGCCGAAGACGCCGGCGTCGACGTCGAGACGGAACTGCACTACGGGACCGACGTCGCCGACACGATCCTCAACGCCGCGGGCGCGGCCGACGCGACGGCGATCGTATTCACTCCCCGCGGCGGCAAGTCGTGGTGGGACTTCTTCAGCGGCGACACCCGCGACGCGCTCACCTCCGAGAGCGAGATACCGGTCGTGGTGTTCCCGACGCACGAGAGCGCTGATTCGTCGACCGTCGGCGACGACTCCGACAACCCGGACGATGAGTCCGACTCCGCAGGCGGTGACCGCGCGTGA
- a CDS encoding DUF2064 domain-containing protein, with translation MTVVAVLADPPRPGLTPPRLAETSLLSEEEAAELSAAMLRDTLRAVERSGGDLLVNYRPDDLLPDAAVDPDEPSAEALKSIAADALEDPGAARFEVQVGSTFSARAGNTVTHLLDEEGVQSAAVLRGDAPFVLRSTIDSAAMKLRTNDVVLGPSTDGRVYYAGFTAPIDFEGAFSRPEMETLVDRANDANRDVGFLEMQPTVRTGADLATLVSTIRARWQAGRVVPERTAEFVVDYGLTVVADDGSDDGLTLVRE, from the coding sequence ATGACCGTCGTCGCCGTCTTGGCCGATCCGCCGCGCCCCGGACTCACGCCGCCGCGACTCGCGGAAACCAGTCTCCTCTCCGAAGAGGAAGCCGCCGAGCTCTCGGCGGCGATGCTTCGGGACACGCTCCGCGCCGTCGAGCGTTCCGGGGGCGACCTGCTCGTGAACTACCGGCCGGACGACCTCCTCCCCGACGCCGCCGTCGACCCCGACGAGCCGTCGGCGGAGGCGCTCAAATCGATCGCCGCGGACGCCCTCGAAGACCCGGGCGCGGCGCGGTTCGAGGTCCAGGTCGGATCCACGTTCTCCGCGCGCGCCGGCAACACGGTGACGCACCTCCTCGACGAGGAGGGCGTCCAGTCCGCCGCGGTGCTCCGTGGCGACGCGCCCTTCGTGCTCCGTTCGACGATCGATTCCGCGGCGATGAAACTCCGCACGAACGACGTCGTCCTCGGTCCCTCGACCGACGGCCGCGTCTACTACGCCGGGTTCACGGCACCGATCGACTTCGAGGGTGCCTTTTCGCGGCCCGAGATGGAGACGCTCGTCGACCGCGCGAACGACGCCAACCGCGACGTCGGGTTCCTGGAGATGCAGCCGACGGTCCGGACGGGCGCGGACCTCGCGACGCTCGTCTCGACGATCCGCGCGCGCTGGCAGGCCGGGCGCGTCGTCCCCGAGCGGACGGCGGAGTTCGTCGTCGACTACGGGCTGACGGTCGTGGCGGACGACGGGTCGGACGACGGACTGACCCTCGTTCGGGAGTGA
- a CDS encoding amino acid permease, producing MSGEEELAKDLGPLAALTIGVGTMIGAGIFVLPGDAILRSGSFASIAFVLGGIIAMFTALSASELGTAMPRSGGAYYYVNHALGPLLGSVAGWANWLGLAFASAFYMVGFGRYISRIFGISGTVGIGPIGLDMVTLAALVGGAFFVFVNYVGAKETGRLQNVIVLLLIAILAAFTLLGTFQADLSNLPAPSTVGETLGTTGFIFVSYLGFVQITSVAEEIKDPGKNLPRAVIGSVVLVTVIYALVLVVMSAAVPQGFIADLVTDIAPGETQPIAVVEVGRQVQGALMGGALLFGGLLATASSANASILASSRINFAMGRDRIVTPSLNEIHPRFGTPYRSIAITGGLILLFILVGDIALLSGAASGLHLIIYGLLNIALIAMRYIAPEDYQPDFTVPLFPLLPILGTVLSFALLAYVEPNARLLSFGISAAAVVWYLVYARSRTTKQGILGKYILHRSEQMPDAAVSAATSVQPDGGDYRVMVPLANPEHETDLITLASAVAKQRNGTLVAVHIEKVPDQTALESAREKLDLSASHDLLDQAREDAETFDVPIETHTVLSHQSFEGIFDAAKTYDADLTVMGWGPGSHGSPGRAESAIDELAASLPCDFLVLKDRGFDPSEILLPTAGGPDSELSAAIASALGGEYDAEVSLLHVSDDEAAGREFLEEWAAENGLPDANLIVESGDVEEAIERHAADASMLVIGATERGLLSRLARGTLVLDVLNEVECSVLLAEKKRKRSLWERLFGGRH from the coding sequence GTGAGCGGAGAGGAGGAACTCGCGAAGGACCTCGGTCCCCTCGCCGCGCTCACGATCGGCGTCGGCACGATGATCGGCGCGGGGATCTTCGTCCTCCCCGGCGACGCCATCCTTCGATCCGGATCGTTCGCCTCTATCGCGTTCGTTCTCGGCGGCATCATCGCGATGTTCACGGCGCTGTCGGCCAGCGAACTCGGGACCGCGATGCCGCGGTCGGGTGGGGCGTACTACTACGTCAACCACGCGCTCGGACCCCTGCTCGGCTCTGTTGCCGGGTGGGCGAACTGGCTCGGCCTCGCGTTCGCCAGCGCGTTCTATATGGTCGGGTTCGGCCGGTACATCTCCCGGATCTTCGGGATCAGCGGCACCGTGGGTATCGGTCCAATCGGACTCGATATGGTGACTCTGGCCGCGCTCGTCGGCGGCGCGTTCTTCGTCTTCGTCAACTACGTCGGCGCGAAAGAGACCGGTCGGCTCCAGAACGTCATCGTCCTCCTCCTGATCGCCATCCTGGCCGCGTTCACGCTGCTTGGAACGTTCCAGGCGGACCTGTCGAACCTCCCCGCACCCAGCACGGTCGGTGAGACGCTCGGCACGACCGGGTTCATCTTCGTCTCGTACCTCGGGTTCGTGCAGATCACGAGCGTCGCCGAGGAGATCAAGGACCCCGGAAAGAACCTCCCGCGGGCGGTCATCGGGAGCGTCGTCCTCGTCACGGTGATCTACGCGCTGGTTCTCGTCGTGATGAGCGCGGCCGTCCCGCAGGGCTTCATCGCCGACCTCGTCACGGACATCGCACCGGGAGAGACCCAACCGATCGCGGTCGTGGAAGTCGGCCGCCAGGTACAGGGCGCGCTGATGGGCGGTGCGTTGTTGTTCGGCGGACTCCTCGCGACCGCCTCCAGTGCGAACGCCTCGATCCTCGCGTCCTCGCGGATCAACTTCGCGATGGGCCGGGATCGGATCGTCACGCCCTCGCTCAACGAGATCCACCCCCGGTTCGGGACCCCCTACCGGTCGATCGCCATCACCGGCGGGCTCATTCTGCTGTTCATCTTGGTAGGCGACATCGCGTTGCTTTCGGGGGCCGCCTCGGGACTACACCTCATCATCTACGGGCTGCTCAACATCGCGCTCATCGCGATGCGGTATATCGCTCCTGAAGACTACCAACCGGACTTCACGGTGCCGCTGTTCCCCCTGTTGCCGATCCTCGGAACCGTGCTATCGTTCGCGCTGTTGGCGTACGTCGAACCCAACGCTCGGCTGCTGTCGTTCGGTATCTCCGCTGCGGCCGTCGTCTGGTACCTCGTCTACGCCCGCAGCAGGACCACGAAACAGGGGATCCTCGGGAAGTACATCCTCCACCGCTCCGAGCAGATGCCCGACGCGGCCGTCTCGGCTGCCACCTCGGTTCAGCCTGACGGCGGCGACTACCGCGTCATGGTCCCGCTCGCGAACCCCGAGCACGAGACCGATCTCATCACGCTCGCCAGCGCCGTCGCCAAGCAGCGAAACGGCACGCTCGTCGCCGTGCACATCGAGAAAGTCCCCGATCAGACGGCGCTCGAATCGGCTCGCGAGAAACTGGACCTCTCGGCGTCGCACGACCTCCTCGATCAGGCCCGCGAAGACGCCGAGACGTTCGACGTGCCGATCGAGACGCACACCGTGCTCTCACACCAGAGCTTCGAGGGCATCTTCGACGCCGCGAAGACCTACGACGCCGATCTGACGGTGATGGGCTGGGGTCCCGGCTCCCACGGTTCGCCGGGGCGCGCCGAGAGCGCGATCGACGAACTCGCCGCGTCGCTGCCGTGTGACTTCCTGGTGTTGAAGGACCGCGGCTTCGATCCATCGGAGATCCTGCTGCCGACCGCGGGCGGTCCGGACTCGGAACTCTCGGCGGCCATCGCGAGCGCACTCGGGGGCGAATACGACGCTGAGGTGTCGCTACTCCACGTCTCGGACGACGAGGCGGCGGGCAGAGAGTTCCTCGAGGAGTGGGCGGCCGAGAACGGCCTGCCGGACGCGAATCTGATCGTCGAATCCGGCGACGTCGAGGAAGCGATCGAACGGCACGCCGCCGACGCGTCGATGCTCGTCATCGGCGCGACGGAACGCGGCCTCCTCTCGCGACTCGCCCGCGGGACGCTCGTCCTCGACGTCCTCAACGAGGTCGAGTGTTCGGTGCTACTCGCCGAGAAGAAACGGAAACGGTCGCTGTGGGAGCGGCTGTTCGGCGGGAGACACTGA
- a CDS encoding adenylate kinase, producing the protein MGKHILLLGPPGAGKGTQSKRLADEFGLDHVTTGDALRANKGMDISEMDTEYDTPGEYMDAGELVPDEVVNAIVDEALSSADGYVLDGYPRNLEQAEELSEMTDLDAVVYLSVDNDELVDRLTGRRVCPDCGASYHVEFEPPEESGVCDECGADLVQRDDDTEETVRERLRVYEENTAPVVEHYREAGVLVEVDGEGTPDEVFEAIADVVEQ; encoded by the coding sequence ATGGGCAAGCACATCCTGCTTCTGGGCCCGCCGGGTGCCGGGAAGGGAACGCAGTCGAAACGACTCGCCGACGAGTTCGGCCTCGACCACGTGACGACGGGCGACGCGCTCCGCGCCAACAAGGGAATGGACATCAGCGAGATGGACACGGAGTACGACACGCCGGGCGAGTATATGGACGCCGGCGAACTCGTCCCCGACGAGGTCGTCAACGCCATCGTCGACGAGGCGCTCTCCAGCGCCGACGGCTACGTCCTCGACGGCTACCCGCGAAACCTCGAACAGGCCGAGGAACTCTCGGAGATGACCGATCTCGACGCCGTCGTCTACCTCTCCGTGGACAACGACGAACTGGTCGACAGACTGACGGGGCGTCGCGTCTGCCCCGACTGCGGTGCGAGTTACCACGTCGAGTTCGAACCGCCCGAAGAGTCGGGCGTCTGCGACGAGTGCGGCGCCGACCTCGTCCAGCGCGACGACGACACCGAGGAGACCGTCCGCGAGCGGCTCCGCGTCTACGAGGAGAACACCGCGCCCGTCGTCGAACATTATCGCGAGGCGGGCGTCCTCGTGGAAGTCGACGGCGAAGGCACGCCGGACGAAGTGTTCGAGGCGATCGCGGACGTCGTCGAGCAGTAA
- the moaA gene encoding GTP 3',8-cyclase MoaA, with protein MLEDDFGREVSGVRVSLTDRCNFDCVYCHNEGLGDTRGPMDPQDDEMTADEVVRFLEVVSEFGVRKVKFTGGEPMLRGDLEEIIERTPDSMEVSMTTNGSFLPGRAEDLKAAGLERVNVSQDAIDPDAFAEITKSGAYEKVIEGVEAALDAGLDPVKLNMVVFEHTAGYVEGMVDHVAENPGLQLQLIEYMPELTGRPEWNIDIERVHDWLEEKADRVETREMHNRRRYYVGEESGRDGSGASEGGMVEIVDPVENPNFCANCHRVRVTHEGYLKGCLNRNDDLRSMGEMSREEIRETFRETVANRVPYYGEYMIKEDGEWVVNDDYIDAPVTHS; from the coding sequence ATGCTCGAAGACGACTTCGGGCGCGAGGTGTCCGGCGTTCGCGTCTCTCTGACGGACCGATGCAACTTCGATTGCGTCTACTGTCACAACGAGGGGCTCGGCGACACCCGCGGCCCGATGGACCCCCAAGACGACGAGATGACCGCCGACGAGGTCGTGCGGTTCCTCGAGGTGGTCTCGGAGTTCGGCGTCCGGAAGGTGAAGTTCACCGGCGGCGAGCCGATGCTGCGCGGCGACCTCGAAGAAATCATCGAGCGCACGCCGGACTCGATGGAGGTGTCGATGACGACGAACGGGTCGTTCCTTCCCGGGCGCGCCGAGGACCTCAAAGCGGCGGGACTCGAACGCGTCAACGTCTCTCAGGACGCGATCGACCCCGACGCCTTCGCGGAGATCACCAAATCCGGCGCCTACGAGAAGGTCATCGAGGGCGTCGAAGCCGCCCTCGACGCCGGCCTCGACCCGGTCAAGTTGAATATGGTCGTCTTCGAGCACACTGCCGGGTACGTCGAAGGAATGGTCGACCACGTCGCGGAGAACCCCGGTCTCCAACTGCAACTCATCGAGTATATGCCGGAGCTGACGGGGCGTCCCGAGTGGAACATCGACATCGAACGCGTCCACGACTGGCTCGAGGAGAAGGCAGACCGCGTCGAGACTCGCGAGATGCACAATCGCCGACGCTACTACGTCGGTGAGGAGTCCGGACGCGACGGGAGCGGAGCCTCGGAGGGCGGGATGGTCGAGATCGTCGACCCCGTCGAGAACCCGAACTTCTGCGCGAACTGCCACCGCGTCCGCGTCACCCACGAGGGCTACCTGAAGGGCTGTCTGAACCGCAACGACGACCTGCGGTCGATGGGCGAGATGAGCCGGGAGGAGATCCGCGAGACGTTCCGCGAGACGGTCGCGAACCGGGTCCCCTACTACGGCGAGTATATGATCAAAGAGGACGGCGAGTGGGTCGTCAACGACGACTATATCGACGCCCCGGTCACGCATTCCTGA
- a CDS encoding sensor histidine kinase: protein MDGFRFYLPLILIVLATSVGVLTSVYAAHYLNKYERTKQAMAFTVLAAAITIWTFFALLQLTATTFAHSYWAYKMLHFGSFTTAPAVLFYGLSMGDARRWVHWKTASVVVVLLSPVFVFLFTEPVPVLFEDPHLISFGAFSVIQHGNSTLYVSYLSAFYIIATVGLSYIVYQTWTDRSLGSSQTAILVSAIFAPMLLSVAQTFSLLPFETPGTILTPTSFSVGMAGVGYAAFRYEIFDTKALARSRTVENMSEGYLLVDTDGEIIDANQSARSLLDVETPLTDMQFSDLVSTRDEQVLREAETTQSFETHIETETETRTLEISSSHFTTETGQTIGTLFVIRDITTRKEAQKQLEEQRNNLDLLNQVLRHDIRNDLQLVTGYSNILTDHVDEEGTEHLNTVRESANHSVELTKTARDMADVMLARENSQQQHQVNLRNTLTRELDKIEAEYPDAHVMVEGELPSVQIQANRMLDSVFRNLLSNAVQHNDKDVPEVSVSATSHDDRVTVRIADNGPGVPDGQKEEIFGKGEKGLDSSGTGLGLYLVQHLVTHYGGEVWIEDNDPEGAVFAVELPLAENS, encoded by the coding sequence ATGGACGGTTTCCGATTCTATCTGCCCCTTATCCTTATTGTGTTAGCAACCTCGGTTGGAGTACTGACCTCAGTCTACGCCGCACATTATCTCAACAAGTATGAGCGAACGAAACAAGCGATGGCATTTACCGTGTTGGCCGCAGCTATAACTATCTGGACATTTTTTGCGCTGCTACAATTAACTGCGACCACCTTCGCTCACTCCTATTGGGCGTACAAAATGCTCCATTTCGGGTCCTTTACCACTGCACCCGCGGTCCTCTTCTACGGACTCTCGATGGGGGACGCACGCAGATGGGTGCATTGGAAGACTGCCTCTGTCGTCGTAGTGTTGTTATCGCCAGTGTTCGTCTTCTTGTTCACCGAACCTGTCCCCGTTCTCTTTGAGGACCCCCATCTTATCTCGTTTGGTGCGTTTTCGGTCATCCAACACGGGAATAGTACGCTCTATGTTTCGTACCTATCCGCGTTTTATATTATTGCGACAGTCGGGCTCTCTTACATCGTCTACCAGACCTGGACAGACCGGAGTCTCGGTTCGAGTCAGACTGCGATTCTTGTCTCCGCAATCTTTGCTCCGATGCTGTTGTCCGTTGCCCAGACGTTCTCACTCCTTCCGTTCGAGACTCCAGGAACGATTTTGACACCTACTTCGTTCTCCGTGGGTATGGCAGGGGTTGGCTACGCAGCGTTCCGCTACGAGATTTTTGACACGAAGGCGTTAGCCCGCTCTCGGACAGTCGAAAATATGAGCGAGGGGTATCTGCTTGTTGACACTGACGGGGAAATCATCGACGCCAATCAGAGTGCTCGTTCTTTGCTTGACGTTGAGACCCCACTTACTGATATGCAGTTTTCGGATCTGGTATCCACAAGGGATGAGCAGGTGCTGAGGGAAGCAGAGACCACACAGTCGTTCGAGACACATATCGAGACGGAAACCGAAACACGGACCCTCGAAATCTCTTCTTCTCATTTCACTACCGAGACTGGACAGACAATCGGGACGTTATTCGTGATACGGGATATTACCACACGTAAAGAGGCACAAAAGCAGTTAGAAGAACAACGCAACAACCTCGATCTCCTGAACCAGGTTCTGCGGCACGATATCCGGAACGATCTGCAGTTAGTGACTGGGTATAGCAATATCCTAACAGACCACGTTGACGAAGAAGGGACTGAGCATCTCAACACGGTACGGGAGAGCGCGAACCACTCAGTTGAACTGACCAAAACAGCACGCGATATGGCCGATGTGATGCTCGCACGCGAGAACTCGCAACAACAGCACCAAGTCAACCTTCGCAACACGCTCACCCGAGAACTCGACAAGATCGAAGCTGAGTATCCGGACGCACACGTGATGGTTGAGGGGGAGCTGCCATCAGTGCAGATCCAGGCCAACCGGATGTTAGACTCGGTGTTCCGGAATCTCCTGTCGAATGCTGTTCAGCATAATGATAAAGACGTTCCCGAAGTATCGGTCTCAGCGACATCCCACGACGACCGAGTTACCGTCCGTATTGCAGATAACGGCCCTGGGGTGCCTGACGGCCAAAAAGAGGAAATATTTGGGAAGGGTGAGAAAGGGCTCGACAGTTCCGGGACAGGTCTTGGTCTCTATCTCGTCCAGCACTTGGTCACTCACTATGGCGGTGAAGTCTGGATCGAAGATAACGATCCTGAAGGCGCTGTTTTTGCTGTCGAATTACCGCTGGCTGAAAACTCATAA
- a CDS encoding Mrp/NBP35 family ATP-binding protein: protein MNDEAVRERLRSVSDPDLGDDIVSLDLVNAVDVDEDAEVVRISLALGAPFSPAETDIASDVREALSDTDYDVDLTARIPSEVDPEEDVLPGVENVIAVASGKGGVGKSTVAVNLAAGLSKLGARVGLFDADVYGPNVPRMVGADEAPQATGEETIIPPEKYGVKLMSMAFLVGEDDPVIWRGPMVHQLLTQLVEDVEWGDLDYLVLDLPPGTGDTQLTVLQTLPLTGAVIVTTPQDVAVDDARKGLEMFGKHDTNVLGIVENMASFRCPDCGSTHDIFGAGGGEAFAAENDLPFLGSIPLDPSVRDGGDGGEPIVLDDGETAGAFRVMTERAADMAGVVRRRAASQRSAPIDRTPQE, encoded by the coding sequence ATGAACGACGAAGCCGTCCGCGAACGCCTCCGCTCGGTTTCGGACCCCGACCTCGGCGACGACATCGTCTCGCTCGATCTCGTCAACGCCGTCGACGTCGACGAGGACGCCGAAGTCGTGCGAATCTCACTCGCGCTCGGCGCGCCATTTTCGCCCGCCGAAACCGATATTGCGAGTGACGTCCGCGAGGCGCTCTCCGATACCGATTACGACGTCGATCTCACGGCGCGGATCCCCTCCGAGGTCGATCCCGAGGAGGACGTCCTTCCTGGCGTCGAGAACGTGATCGCGGTCGCCTCTGGAAAGGGGGGCGTCGGCAAGTCGACCGTGGCGGTCAACCTCGCGGCGGGGCTCTCGAAACTCGGCGCGCGCGTCGGCCTGTTCGACGCCGACGTCTACGGGCCGAACGTCCCGCGGATGGTCGGTGCCGACGAAGCCCCGCAGGCGACGGGCGAGGAGACGATCATCCCTCCCGAGAAGTACGGGGTGAAGCTGATGTCGATGGCTTTCCTGGTAGGCGAGGACGATCCGGTGATCTGGCGCGGCCCGATGGTCCACCAGCTGCTCACCCAGCTCGTCGAGGACGTCGAGTGGGGCGACCTCGACTACCTCGTTTTAGACCTCCCGCCGGGGACCGGTGACACCCAGTTGACCGTCCTGCAGACGCTCCCGCTCACGGGCGCGGTGATCGTCACGACGCCGCAGGACGTCGCCGTCGACGACGCCCGGAAGGGACTGGAGATGTTCGGCAAGCACGACACGAACGTCCTCGGCATCGTCGAGAACATGGCCTCGTTCCGCTGTCCCGACTGCGGGTCGACGCACGATATCTTCGGCGCGGGCGGCGGCGAGGCGTTCGCCGCCGAGAACGACCTGCCCTTCCTGGGATCGATCCCGCTCGACCCGTCGGTCCGGGACGGCGGCGACGGCGGCGAACCGATCGTCCTCGACGACGGCGAGACGGCGGGCGCGTTCCGCGTGATGACCGAGCGCGCGGCCGATATGGCCGGCGTCGTCCGACGGCGAGCGGCCTCCCAGCGGAGCGCTCCGATCGACCGCACGCCGCAGGAGTGA
- a CDS encoding DUF5785 family protein — translation MDWPHDPDGEEGSEGRRKYGHAVIAKKVDEEEDFPLDRDAFVAEYGDHPVRLDYERVVALEEIFEHVEPAEFEDFVAFHKAVGRAMRENGYWFYEGAEQFVDANEA, via the coding sequence ATGGACTGGCCACACGACCCCGACGGCGAGGAGGGCTCCGAGGGCAGACGCAAGTACGGCCACGCGGTGATCGCCAAGAAGGTCGACGAGGAGGAGGACTTCCCGCTCGACCGCGACGCGTTCGTCGCGGAGTACGGCGACCACCCCGTGCGGCTGGATTACGAGCGCGTCGTCGCCCTCGAGGAGATCTTCGAGCACGTCGAACCCGCGGAGTTCGAGGACTTCGTCGCGTTTCACAAGGCGGTCGGTCGCGCGATGCGCGAGAACGGATACTGGTTCTACGAGGGCGCCGAGCAGTTCGTCGACGCGAACGAAGCCTGA